A single Lactuca sativa cultivar Salinas chromosome 8, Lsat_Salinas_v11, whole genome shotgun sequence DNA region contains:
- the LOC111894824 gene encoding pathogenesis-related protein PR-1 yields the protein MGFPEATSMMLVFFLSLLMSSSNAIQHPRSHSHNAIKQFMTLQNRARAAIRMPPLAWDPQLARYASMYARQRRQDCLLKHSNGPYGENIFWGSGSRWNPSQAAAMWVSEGRWYNHQLNSCNGGKECGHYTQIVWKRSRRIGCARVTCFGGRGVFMICNYDPPGNYVGEKPY from the coding sequence ATGGGTTTTCCTGAAGCCACTTCCATGATGTTGGTTTTCTTCCTTAGTCTCCTCATGTCAAGCTCCAATGCCATCCAACACCCAAGAAGCCACTCACATAATGCTATCAAACAATTCATGACTCTACAAAACCGAGCACGAGCTGCAATCCGCATGCCACCACTAGCATGGGATCCACAACTCGCTCGTTATGCAAGTATGTATGCTAGACAAAGACGACAAGATTGTTTGTTGAAGCATTCCAATGGGCCTTATGGAGAGAACATTTTTTGGGGGAGTGGTAGCCGTTGGAACCCTTCTCAAGCCGCCGCCATGTGGGTGTCTGAGGGGCGGTGGTACAACCACCAGTTGAATTCGTGCAATGGAGGGAAGGAATGTGGGCATTACACACAAATTGTTTGGAAGAGAAGTAGGCGGATCGGATGTGCTAGAGTGACTTGTTTTGGAGGTAGGGGTGTGTTCATGATCTGCAATTATGATCCTCCTGGGAATTATGTTGGTGAAAAGCCTTACTAA